The following proteins are encoded in a genomic region of Brachypodium distachyon strain Bd21 chromosome 1, Brachypodium_distachyon_v3.0, whole genome shotgun sequence:
- the LOC104581533 gene encoding tetraspanin-2 yields MGGASNSITACINFLALLCTIPIVITGIWLASSKQGGEECARLQARWPVAILGGLLFLVAVAGFAGAYWNRKGLLAAYLFAMGGLITLLLALLVFAFAVTRGSGAYEVPGRAYQEYRLEGFSAWLRGYVLDGEGDPRRWGRIRACLAASDTCRKLAGERGSAFFVAPQQFYQSDLSPLQSGCCKPPTACGYAYVAPTAWTSPAASPGGGADAAADCGLWSNDPGQLCYGCASCRAGMLGALREQWRRASAALVAAAVALIVVYVIGCSAFKNAHTEDLFRRYKWPNNT; encoded by the exons ATGGGGGGCGCGAGCAACAGCATAACGGCGTGCATCAACTTCCTGGCCCTCCTCTGCACGATCCCCATCGTCATCACGGGCATCTGGCTCGCGTCCTCCAAGCAAGGCGGCGAAGAGTGCGCGCGGCTGCAGGCGCGCTGGCCCGTGGCCATCCTGGGCgggctcctcttcctcgtcgccgtcgccgggttCGCGGGCGCCTACTGGAACCGGAAGGGCCTCCTGGCCGCCTACCTCTTCGCCATGGGCGGCCTCATCAcgctcctcctcgcgctcctcgTCTTCGCCTTCGCCGTCACCCGCGGCTCCGGCGCCTACGAGGTGCCCGGACGCGCGTATCAAGAGTACCGGCTCGAGGGGTTCTCGGCGTGGCTGCGTGGTTATGTACTAGATGGAGAGGGAGACCCGCGGCGGTGGGGAAGGATCAGGGCTTGCCTTGCGGCGTCGGACACTTGCAGGAAGCTCGCCGGGGAGAGGGGGAGCGCCTTCTTCGTCGCGCCGCAGCAGTTCTACCAGTCGGACCTCTCGCCGCTCCAG TCCGGGTGCTGCAAGCCGCCGACGGCGTGCGGGTACGCGTACGTGGCCCCGACGGCGTGGACGAGCCCGGCGGCgagccccggcggcggcgcggacgcggCCGCGGACTGCGGCCTGTGGAGCAACGACCCGGGGCAGCTCTGCTACGGGTGCGCGTCGTGCAGGGCCGGCATGCTGGGCGCGCTCCGCGAGCAGTGGCGCCGGGCCAGCGCCGCcctcgtggccgccgccgtggcgctCATCGTCGTCTACGTCATCGGCTGCAGCGCCTTCAAGAACGCCCACACCGAGGACCTCTTCCGCCGCTACAAGTGGCCCAACAACACCTGA